From Paenibacillus graminis:
TCCCCGCCGTTCACATAGGCTTGAAAAGCTGCACCGCCATCCTGAAGGTCCTTGTCAAGGTAGTGGGTATCTGTAGCCACCCAGAACGACACCGGCGCCGTTTCTGTTTCTGCCTGTACAACGGTTGACTCTGCTGTCCTGTCCGGTATTGACAAACCGGTGTCTCGGCAGCTTGCAAGGATAAAACCTGTGGCCAGCAGTACGGTAATCATATGTATGTTTGTTTTTTGCAAAGAAAAATAGCCTTTAACATGAGGCTTCTTCATCATCTCAACCTTCTTTCTGCACTTTTGCTGAATTATTGTAGCCTATTTGGTGCAGAATTGTATATCGAAAAGTGAGTAACTGTTTCTTAATCGCCTGATCGGCTTTAGAAATTAGTGGAAGGTGAATAAATATACTCTGAGACAGCGACAATAGAGTAGGTATGTAAACAAGCAATAGGAAAAAGTTGCGAATGGTTGTTGCGTTTCGAGAAGAAAAGTGTTAAGATTTAAAAAAGTAAGTTACTAAATAAATGGAGGTATTCATATTATGTCTAAAACCTTTCTTGAAGCGGTAAAAGGCAGACGTTCTATCTATGCGATCAGCAAAGAATCCCCGATTTCCGATGCAGAGATTCAAGAGATTGTAGAAGCGGCAGTCCTACATAGCCCAACTTCATTCAACTCCCAAAGCTCCAGAGCAGTAGTGTTATTGGGAGATAAGCACGATAAAGTATGGGATATTACAGCAGACACCCTGCGCAAAATTGTACCCACTGAGCAATTCGAAGGCACTGCACAGAAGCTGTCCTCGTTCAAAGCCGGCTATGGCACAGTATTGTTCTTTGAAGACCAGGCAGTGGTGAAACATCTGCAAGAGAACTTTGCCCTATACGCTGAAAACTTCCCGATTTGGTCGAACCAATCCTCCGGTATCCTGCAGTTTGTCGTATGGACTGCTTTTGCTGAAGCAGGTCTGGGTGCCTCGCTGCAGCACTATAACCCGCTCATTGATGATGAAGTGAAAGCAACCTTTAATATTCCGGCCGACTGGAAGCTGATCGCTCAAATGCCTTTCGGTAAAACGGTCACCGCACCAGGCGAAAAGGAATTTCAGCCGATTGAAGAACGCGTAAAAGTAATTAAATAAGCCAAATTCAGATAGTGTTTAAAACCTCCTTGATCCGGCTAATGATATCTATAGCCCGGTTAAGGAGGTTTTTGCGATGCCATGGAATAAAGATGATTATCCGGATTCTCTGAAGAACTTTATGGCCCCGGTGCGGAATAAGGCGATTGAGATCGCCAATGCCCTCTTGGACGAAGGATATGAAGAGGGCAGGGCAATCTCGATTGCCACGGCACAGGCCAAAGAGTGGGGCGAGAATCATGATAAGCAGATCCGCAAAAAAAACCATTAGCCCCATGGATTGCTTTTGGAGAATAAACAAAAAGAGGACAGGCGGGAATGACCGCTTGTCCTCTTTGTATGGGTTATGGTACTGGTTGAAGCCAGAGTAATGGAAAATGTCCTATTTCGCAGCTGGAGCTTCTGTAGCTGCCGGAGCTTCGCTGGCATCCGGTGCTTTGTTTGCATCTGGTGCTGCGCTGGCATCAGCAGAAGGGGATGCTTCTGGTTTATCCGTCAGCGTGTTGGTAATCTTCGCCCCGGCATTCAGCTCCTGCAGCCAAGTGGAGGACATTTCAGATACTTTTTTTGCTTTCAGTGTTTTGGTGATTTCTTCTTTTTTCTCGGCAAGCGTATAATTGTGGGCTTCTTTGCGGTCGGTTACTTTGATAACGTGGTAGCCATAGTCCGTTTTGACAGGGCCGCTGGTTTCGCCAACCTTGAGTTTGAAGGCAGCATTGGAGAATTCAGCTACCATATCGCCTTTTTTGAAGAAATTAAGATCTCCGCCTTTTTCCTTAGAGCCGGTATCTGCAGATTTCTCTTTCGCCAGTGCGGCAAAATCTGCTCCACCCGCCAATTGTTTTACAATCGCATCAGCTTCTGCTTTGGTTTTTACTAGAATATGGGAAGCGCGGACCTCTTCTTCCTGATTGAAGGAAGCCTTGTTCTCTTCGTAGTACTTGGAAATTTCATCTTCTGTTACTTTTACTTTTGGCTCAACCAATTTACGGATTTTAACCTGCATCGGCATTTGCTTCTTCAGGTCATCCAGCGTCATCGAACTTTGCTGCAACGCATTGTTCAGAGCTTCTTCACCGCCGAATTGGGTCTTCAGATCTTCAAGTTCTGCCTGGATGTCGGCATCGGTCACCGTAATATTGGCTTTTTTGGCTTCCTGGTCTACGAGAGTGGAGGTGATCAGGTTCTGGAGAGTGGCTTCACCGCCGGCTTCAACCAGTTTATCGTAAAGCTGTGCTTTGGTAATGTCGGTTCCGTTCACAGAAGCAACGGCTACTTTGCTGTCATCCTTCTGGAAAGGCTGTACGATGAGTACGACGATAAGCGCTGCAGCCAGGACAATCGAGGCGATCATCCAGCCCCGTCCGCCTTTGGAACCCGGGGAGGAGGGAGGGGTACCGTCGCCAACCTTATTCATTACCGGAACATTGGCAGCGCTGTCAGGTGCATCGTTCTGCTCGAACACTTCTGCAGCTTTCTGGGCAGTATCCGGTTCAAACCCAGGGCCGGATACGGTTTCCTCCGGTGCTCTTTCATTCATATCGGAAGTGCTGTTCTCTTCCGGTGCTCCATTGTTGTCCAGATGTTCATTCTCATTGAAATCTTTTTTGTCCATTATAATTAATGACTCCCTTCAATATAGGTGTTGCCTGTCTTTCTACAACTTTACCAGAAATCAGGATTCCAAACCTTAAGAAAGTATAAAAAAGCCAATTTACTTTTTAAGTTTCTCTTAAGATACAAGAAAAAGCCGGAGCCGCATGAATAGAACATGCGGCTCCGGCTTTGGGAAGGCTCCATATTTTTCTCTGCTGCAAACGGAAAAGATCCGTCTAAGAGCTGAGGCTTCTCAGCAGATGACGTATGCCTTCCTGCTTCCGTCTTGGCACACGGACAGTCTTGGCATACAATCCCATCTCTCCGAAATAGATACAGTCGTCTTCAATGGAGCTGATCTTGTTGAGATTGACGTAGCATCCCCCATACACATGATAATAACTTGGGTTAGATACTAAACGGTTAAGCTGCTCGGCAGTCATTCTCTTTTTAATGTTATAGTTTCTGCCGTGAAAAATGACCAAATCATGGTCCCCGACCTTAAAGAACAGAATGTCCGTTTCCACCTCGAAGTCCTCATACACATTTCTGGCTTCCAGCAGGCTGCTCATTCATGTTCCCCCTTTAAATATAGTGAAAAATCTAATGTTAGCGCTTTCATTATAACATAACGATCTGCCCTTGCAAAGCCTCATTTTTAAAATATTTTGTGAAATTTTACTACGCGATTTGTCATAGACGCTAAAAAAATGTAAATTATATAAATGGCCGGTCCGAATGCGGGCCTTTAGGCAATGAGACTGAAGACCATTCGAGGAGGATTACCGAGATGAAGAATACAAGACTGCTGCTGTTTACCGGTTCCTACGCAAGCGCTGACGAAAGCGGGGTTCAGGTCTTTGAATTCAATGGAGAAGCAGGGGGCACGCTCACCCTTTTAGATAAGGTGCAGGGCATTACTAACCCGACTTTTGTGAACGTAGATGCTGCAGAAGGACGGCTGTATGCCATAGGAGAAAAGGCTAATGGAGCAGGCGGTAAGGAAGGCGAGGTTGTCTCCTTTGCGATAGATCCGCAAGATGGCAGGCTCATGGAATTGAACCGCATTTCCACAATGCCTGCCGCAGACAGCGGCCAAACGACAACCTGCCATATCTCAAGAGATTCCCGCAATGAATTTATTATCGTATGCAGCTATCATGGAGGCCTCGTGGGGCTGGTGTCCTTGGATCAGGAAGGTTTGCCGCTGCGTCTGGAGGATACCGCAGTACATAGGGGACAGAGAAACCTGCCTGGGCAGGATAAGCCCCACCCGCATTCGGCC
This genomic window contains:
- a CDS encoding peptidylprolyl isomerase, whose product is MDKKDFNENEHLDNNGAPEENSTSDMNERAPEETVSGPGFEPDTAQKAAEVFEQNDAPDSAANVPVMNKVGDGTPPSSPGSKGGRGWMIASIVLAAALIVVLIVQPFQKDDSKVAVASVNGTDITKAQLYDKLVEAGGEATLQNLITSTLVDQEAKKANITVTDADIQAELEDLKTQFGGEEALNNALQQSSMTLDDLKKQMPMQVKIRKLVEPKVKVTEDEISKYYEENKASFNQEEEVRASHILVKTKAEADAIVKQLAGGADFAALAKEKSADTGSKEKGGDLNFFKKGDMVAEFSNAAFKLKVGETSGPVKTDYGYHVIKVTDRKEAHNYTLAEKKEEITKTLKAKKVSEMSSTWLQELNAGAKITNTLTDKPEASPSADASAAPDANKAPDASEAPAATEAPAAK
- a CDS encoding nitroreductase family protein; translation: MSKTFLEAVKGRRSIYAISKESPISDAEIQEIVEAAVLHSPTSFNSQSSRAVVLLGDKHDKVWDITADTLRKIVPTEQFEGTAQKLSSFKAGYGTVLFFEDQAVVKHLQENFALYAENFPIWSNQSSGILQFVVWTAFAEAGLGASLQHYNPLIDDEVKATFNIPADWKLIAQMPFGKTVTAPGEKEFQPIEERVKVIK